The Armatimonadota bacterium sequence AGCACGCCGACCCCCGCGAGCCACAACAGACCCGCGTCCACGGCCGCGGAGAAGAGGTAGTACTTGCCGAAAAATCCCGCGGTGGGAGGAATACCGGTAAGGGAGAGCATAAAGAGGGCCATGGCCAGGGCCACCCCGGGCGCCCGCTGGCTGAGCCCCGCGAAGTCCGGAATCTCGTCCGAGCCCGTACTCCAGGAGGCCACCATGGCCGCGAAGAAGGCCCCCAGGTTCGTGAAGAGGTAGGCACCCACGTATACGAGCAGGGCCGGACGCGCCCACGCGGACGGCGCGGCCGCCACCGCCATGAGCATGAACCCCGCGTGGGAGATGCTGGAGTATGCCAGCATCCGCTTAATGTTCCGCTGGGGCAGGGCGAGGAGGTTGCCCACCGTCATGCTCAGAGCGCTCAGCACCGCGATCAGCAGTCTCCAGTCGATGGTCTCAGGCGGTACCGCCACCAGCAGGGTACGCAACAGTGCCGCGAATCCCGCGGCCTTGGGGCCCACGGAGAGGTACGCGCTGATCGGGGTGGGAGCTCCCTCGTACACGTCCGGTGTCCATTGGTGGAAGGGAACCATGGAGATCTTGAACCCGAACCCCGCCAAGGCCATTCCCATGCCCAGGATGCCCACGGGACCCATCTGTCCGACCTTGCCCGCGATGTCGTGGAGGACCGTGGTGCCTGTGGCCCCGTACAGCAGGGAAAAACCGTAGGCCATGATCCCCGTGGTGGCCGCGCCATACAGGAAGTACTTCACCCCTGCCTCATTGCTCTTCGGGCTGCCCTTGAGGTAGCCCGCCAGGAGGTAACTGGTGAGGGAGACGAACTCGATACTCAGCAGCAGGGTGATCAGCTCGCTGCTGGAGGCCATGAGCATGAGGCCCAGGCAGGTGAAGACCAACATCACGGTTGCCTCGCCCGTGTACGCCGTATAGCGGGGGAAGAAATCCATCCCCACCAGGATCACCAGGGCCGTGGCCAGCACGGCCACCAGCTTGAAGTAAACCCCGAAGTGATCCACCGTGTACGTGTCCGAGAGGATCCGGACGCCGGCCTCGCCAAGGCCTTCCAGGTCCCGCAGCAGAAGGGCCAGGTTCACGCCGGCCACCCCCAGCCCCAGGATCCCGAGGCCGCCCACCACGGACTTGCGCTCCTGCGGAAGGAAAAGGTCCACCACCAGCAACAAGAGGGCCAAGCCCCCAACGAGGGTCTCCGGCAGCAGCCAGCGCAGGTCCGCCACGTTCATCTCACCAACCCCACCAGCTGCATCACCTGCGTGGTGCTGAGGTTGATGAATTCCACAAGCGGCCTAGGGTATACTCCGAACACGATCATGAGGACCACCAGGGGCACCAGGGCCCAGGCTTCCCGGCGGTCCAGGTCCGGCAGGTTTCCCCACCGGGGGTTCGGGGGGCCCAGGAAGATGCGCTGAATGGTCCACAGGAAGAAGGCGGCGGTGACGATGATGCCCACCGCCGCAATGGCGGTGTGCACGGGCAGGATGGCAAAGGAACCCACAAAGATCAAGAACTCCGCCACGAACCCCATGAGCCCCGGGAGCCCCAGGGAGGCGAACATGGCGGTGATGGTCACCGCTCCGTACTTCGGCAGCACCGCCCACAGCCCGCCGAAATCCTCCACCCCACGGGTGTGGGTCCGATAGTCGTAGAGGACACCGACGATGAGGAACAGAGCCCCTGTGATAACCCCGTGGGCCAGCATCTCCAGCACCGCGCCGTTCAGGGCCGTGGCCGCGGGCCCCGCCAGCTCCGGCTTCCCTCGCGCCGCGGCCGCGGCGGCCACCGCCAGCATCACGTATCCCATGTGGTTCACGGAGGAGTAGGCCACCAGCTTCTTGAGGTCCTGCTGTGCCATGGCCACCAGCGCCCCGTAGATGATCCCGATGAGGGCCAGGACCGCGATGAGGGAGGCGTGCTGCTGGAAGACCTCCGGGAAGAGGGGGAGGCTGAAGCGTACGAATCCGTAGGTTCCCAGCTTCAGCAGGATGGCGGCCAGGATCACGGATCCCGCCGTAGGCGCCTCCACATGGGCATCCGGCAGCCAGGTGTGGAAGGGCCACATGGGCACCTTGATTGCGAAGGACAGAAAGAACCCCCAGAAGGCGAGCTGCGTCACCAGGCCCGTTCCCGAAAGCGGCCGGATCTCCAGGATCCGCAGCACGTCGAAGGTCCGTTCCCCGGGCGGCAGGTGGAAGTACAGGAGCAGGATGGCCAGCAGCATGGCGAGGGAGCCCACCAGGGTGTACAGGAAGAACTTGATGGCCGCGTACTCCCGGCGGGGTCCCCCCCAGATCCCGATGAGGAAGTACATGGGCACCAGGGTGAGTTCCCAGAACACATAGAACAGGAAGAAATCCAGGGCAAAGAACACGCCCAACATGCCCGTTTCCAGCAGCAGGAACAGCAGGTTGTACTCCTTCACCCGCTCCTCCACCCGCAGGGAGTAGACCACGGAGAGAAGGGTGAGGAGGGTGGTGAGGATGGCCAGGGCGAGGCTCATGCTGTCCACCCCCACCTTGTACTGGACGCCGATGGCGGGGATCCAGGCCGCCTGCTCGAGGAGCTGGATCTCCCGCCGTCCGAAGTCGAAATACGACAGGATGGCCAGAGAGCTCAGGAACGTGAGCCCCGCGAACCCTAGCGTCACCCTCCGGATGCGGTGCGGGTCATGCGGAGGCAGGAACAGCACCACGAGGGTTCCCAGGAGCGGCAGAAAAAGGGTCACGGTGAGAATCGGCATGTCACAACCTCCACAGGGTCCATACCACGATGAGCACCACCCCCAGGGTGGCCAGGAGGATGTAGTTGTAGGCTCGCCCCGTCTGGATGTAGCGCAGGACCGAGCCCAGCCATCGGGTCACAATCCCCACGAGGTTGACGAGGCCGTCTACCACGTACGTGTCGATCACCCGGTCGACCCGAGCGATCAGCACCGTGAGGTAGCCCACCGCGTTGACGATCCCGTCCACCACGTAGGTATCGAAGGCACGCAGCAGCCGGGCCAGGGCCAGCCCCCCCTGCACGAACAGCCAGCCGTAGAACGCGTCGAAGTACATCCGATCCCGCAGGAAGGCAACCAGCCACGGCATCCAGTCCCGTACCTGTTCGCTGTACCTCCTCCGCCCCCCATACATCCCCCAGGCCACCAGGATGCCCGCCAGGGCCACGCCCAGCCCCCGCAGGGCCACGGCCCAGGAGAAACCCGGTGCGTGGATCTCCGCCTCCCGGAACCCTTCGAACTCGATGAAGCGATGGAACCAGGACCCGCCCTCCGGTCCCGTGCCGGGAGCTCCCACAAACCCCACCCCCGCAGAGAAGGCCGCGAGCACCACGAGGGGCACGGTCATCACGGGCGGGCTCTCGTGCGGGACGGTGGCGTGCGAACCATGCCCGTGGTGAGGACCCCGCACTCCGGCCCGGACGTAGTCCTCCTCCAGCCAGGGATCCGGCTCCGGGTGCGCGGGGCCCCGGAAGGAACCGAAGAAGGCGTAGGCCACCAGCCGCGTCATGTAGAAGGCGGTGAGGAAGGAGGCCACGGTGAGCACCCAGTACACCGCGGGGTTGTGGTGGTACGCTTCCAGCAGGATCTCATCCTTGCTCCAGAATCCCGCGAACGGAAAGATTCCAGCCAGCGCCAGGTATCCGATGAGGAAGGTCCCGAAGGTGACGGGCATCTTCCGCCACAGTCCACCCATCTCCTTGATGTTGTTCGTACGCACCGCGTGGATCACGCTTCCTGCCCCCAGGAACAGCAACGCCTTGAAGAAGGCATGGGTGAGGAGATGGAAGAAGCCCGCGGTGTACCCCAAGACCCCCAGTCCCGCCATCATGAAGCCCAGCTGGCTGATGGTGGAGTACGCGAGGATACGCTTGATGTCGTCCTGGGCCACCGCCATGAGGGCAGCCAGAAGGGCCGTGATCGCCCCAACCCACGCCACCGCCTCCAGAGCCACGTGGCCCGGGGTGTAGAAGAACAGGGGGTAGGTGCGGGCCACCAGGTATACCCCCGCGGCCACCATGGTGGCCGCGTGGATGAGGGCGGAAACGGGAGTGGGCCCCTCCATGGCGTCCGGCAGCCACACGTGCAGGGGCACCTGGCCGCTCTTCCCCACCGACCCCCCGAAGATCAACAGGGCTCCCAGGACCGCCAGGGGCACAGGCAGGCCGAAGAGGGTAACCGCCGCGGGGGACCAGGCCTTGCCGTGGGCCAGGGCCTCGAAGATCTCCTGGTAGTCCACGGTACCGAACTGAGCGAAGAGCAGCATGATCCCCACCAGCATGAAGGTGTCCCCCACCCGGGTGGTGAGGAAGGCCTTCATCTGTGCCATGTTGGCGGACCGACGTCGGAAGTAGAAGCCGATGAGGAGGTAGGAGCACAGTCCGATGATCTCCCAGCCCAGGAGGAGCACCAGGAAGCTATTGGCGAGGACCGTGGTGAGCATCCCCGCGCAGAAAAGGCTGAGGAAGGCGAAGAACCGGCTGTAGTAAGGGTCCCCTCGCATATATCCGATGGAGTAGAGGAAGATGAGGGTGCCCACCACCGTGACCATCAGGGCCATGGTGGCGGACAGACGATCCACGGTGTACCCGGCGGTGATCACCCGGTCGCCCCCTACCGCCCACACGGTCCGCCACACGTATGGATCCACCCCGCGGAGCTGCTCCAGGAACACGGCCAGGGCCGTCAGGGTCGCCAGGAGCATGGCACCCACCGCCACCAGGGGAGACCGGTCCCCGAGCCTACGCCCCCACGCGATGAGGATTCCGTATCCGGCGAGGGGGAAGAGCGGGATGAGCCAGGCCCAGGCCCCCATGATCCTCCTACCACTTCATAAGGTTGATCTCGTCCACCTGCACGGTCTCCAGGTGCCGGTAGGCACTGATCACCAGCGCCAGTCCCACCGCCGCCTCGCACGCGGCCAGGGTGATGACGATAAGGGCCGCGATGTGTCCCCGCACCAGCTCCGGAGAGACGAACTTGGTGAAGGCCACGAAGTTGATGTTGGCCGCATTCAACATGAGCTCGATCCCCATGAGGATGGCCACCGCGTTACGCCGCGTCAGCACCGCAAACAGGCCCGCGGCGAACAGGAGGGCACCGGAGACAAGGTAATGTCCGAGTCCGATCATTCCTCCCTGCGTGCAACGACGATGGCTCCCACCAGACACGCCACGATCAGCAAAGACGTTGCCTCAAAGGGCAGCACGTACGCGGTGAGAAAGCTCTGACCCACGGCCCCCGGATTGTATTCGGGGAGGGATCCCTGAGCCTGGGGCCAGGGGGCTTGGGTGAGCACCGTCACGAGCAGCGCCGCCAGGGCGAGGCAGGCGATGGCCCCCAGGGGCACCTGCTCGTTCCGGGGGCGAACCCGTACGCCCGTGGCGCCCTCCGTGAGCAGGATCACGAACAGGATGAGCACAGTGATGGCACCCGCGTAGATGAGGATCTGGATGGCGGCCACGAACTCCGCGCCCAGCAAGATGTAGTAGCCCGCGATCGCCAGGAGCACAGGAACCAGGGAGACCGCGGCGTGCACCATGTTTCGGGACAGCACCACCACCAGGGAAGCACCCAGGGCTACCGCGGTGAGTCCGTAGAAGGCTACGGCTTCCGCCATCTTCACCCGCTCCCCGCTACCAGCAATCCCACCAGGAGTAGGTTCGCGAGGCTCAGCGGCAACAGCAACTTCCACGAGACGTTCAGCAGTTGGTCAATGCGGAAGCGCGGATACGTCCACCGAACCCACATGAAGAAGAACACCACCGCATAGGTCTTTAGCAGAAACCAGAAGATCCCGTCCACCACGGGGCCCACGAGTGGCAGTTCAAACGGCCCCCGCCAGCCCCCCAGGAACAGGGTCACAAAGAGGGCGGAGGTGGCGAACAGGGACCCATATTCCCCCAGCTGGAATAGGGCAAACCGGAGGGGGGAGTACTCGGAGAAGTATCCCGCCACCAGCTCCGATTCCGCCTCCGGCAGGTCGAAGGGGATGCGGTTGCTTTCCGCG is a genomic window containing:
- a CDS encoding NADH-quinone oxidoreductase subunit N, producing MNVADLRWLLPETLVGGLALLLLVVDLFLPQERKSVVGGLGILGLGVAGVNLALLLRDLEGLGEAGVRILSDTYTVDHFGVYFKLVAVLATALVILVGMDFFPRYTAYTGEATVMLVFTCLGLMLMASSSELITLLLSIEFVSLTSYLLAGYLKGSPKSNEAGVKYFLYGAATTGIMAYGFSLLYGATGTTVLHDIAGKVGQMGPVGILGMGMALAGFGFKISMVPFHQWTPDVYEGAPTPISAYLSVGPKAAGFAALLRTLLVAVPPETIDWRLLIAVLSALSMTVGNLLALPQRNIKRMLAYSSISHAGFMLMAVAAAPSAWARPALLVYVGAYLFTNLGAFFAAMVASWSTGSDEIPDFAGLSQRAPGVALAMALFMLSLTGIPPTAGFFGKYYLFSAAVDAGLLWLAGVGVLNSVVSLYYYVGVIRALYLMPPVREVSVPVPAGTGWALALTALGTLALGVVPQPFVTLIQSAQRLLAGF
- a CDS encoding NADH-quinone oxidoreductase subunit M → MPILTVTLFLPLLGTLVVLFLPPHDPHRIRRVTLGFAGLTFLSSLAILSYFDFGRREIQLLEQAAWIPAIGVQYKVGVDSMSLALAILTTLLTLLSVVYSLRVEERVKEYNLLFLLLETGMLGVFFALDFFLFYVFWELTLVPMYFLIGIWGGPRREYAAIKFFLYTLVGSLAMLLAILLLYFHLPPGERTFDVLRILEIRPLSGTGLVTQLAFWGFFLSFAIKVPMWPFHTWLPDAHVEAPTAGSVILAAILLKLGTYGFVRFSLPLFPEVFQQHASLIAVLALIGIIYGALVAMAQQDLKKLVAYSSVNHMGYVMLAVAAAAAARGKPELAGPAATALNGAVLEMLAHGVITGALFLIVGVLYDYRTHTRGVEDFGGLWAVLPKYGAVTITAMFASLGLPGLMGFVAEFLIFVGSFAILPVHTAIAAVGIIVTAAFFLWTIQRIFLGPPNPRWGNLPDLDRREAWALVPLVVLMIVFGVYPRPLVEFINLSTTQVMQLVGLVR
- the nuoL gene encoding NADH-quinone oxidoreductase subunit L, with amino-acid sequence MGAWAWLIPLFPLAGYGILIAWGRRLGDRSPLVAVGAMLLATLTALAVFLEQLRGVDPYVWRTVWAVGGDRVITAGYTVDRLSATMALMVTVVGTLIFLYSIGYMRGDPYYSRFFAFLSLFCAGMLTTVLANSFLVLLLGWEIIGLCSYLLIGFYFRRRSANMAQMKAFLTTRVGDTFMLVGIMLLFAQFGTVDYQEIFEALAHGKAWSPAAVTLFGLPVPLAVLGALLIFGGSVGKSGQVPLHVWLPDAMEGPTPVSALIHAATMVAAGVYLVARTYPLFFYTPGHVALEAVAWVGAITALLAALMAVAQDDIKRILAYSTISQLGFMMAGLGVLGYTAGFFHLLTHAFFKALLFLGAGSVIHAVRTNNIKEMGGLWRKMPVTFGTFLIGYLALAGIFPFAGFWSKDEILLEAYHHNPAVYWVLTVASFLTAFYMTRLVAYAFFGSFRGPAHPEPDPWLEEDYVRAGVRGPHHGHGSHATVPHESPPVMTVPLVVLAAFSAGVGFVGAPGTGPEGGSWFHRFIEFEGFREAEIHAPGFSWAVALRGLGVALAGILVAWGMYGGRRRYSEQVRDWMPWLVAFLRDRMYFDAFYGWLFVQGGLALARLLRAFDTYVVDGIVNAVGYLTVLIARVDRVIDTYVVDGLVNLVGIVTRWLGSVLRYIQTGRAYNYILLATLGVVLIVVWTLWRL
- the nuoK gene encoding NADH-quinone oxidoreductase subunit NuoK; protein product: MIGLGHYLVSGALLFAAGLFAVLTRRNAVAILMGIELMLNAANINFVAFTKFVSPELVRGHIAALIVITLAACEAAVGLALVISAYRHLETVQVDEINLMKW
- a CDS encoding NADH-quinone oxidoreductase subunit J, with protein sequence MAEAVAFYGLTAVALGASLVVVLSRNMVHAAVSLVPVLLAIAGYYILLGAEFVAAIQILIYAGAITVLILFVILLTEGATGVRVRPRNEQVPLGAIACLALAALLVTVLTQAPWPQAQGSLPEYNPGAVGQSFLTAYVLPFEATSLLIVACLVGAIVVARREE